The Scheffersomyces stipitis CBS 6054 chromosome 5, complete sequence genome contains the following window.
CTGCATACGAATCTTGATCACCTCTTTTGTTACTTTTGTATGGAAGCTGCCCAAACTGAGTCATTACTAATCTCTCACGTGATCAAACCCCGTTTCAAAATTCACTTTCACAAGCGAAAATGTATCTAGACCCTGAAACGTGGTTTCTGTGACTAAGCTTTATGACCAGAATGCTTATGGTAACTGATTTCATATCCCGGATCCGAGTTCATTCTTTTCGATGAGTAACATCTTCCACAGAGTATATAAAGAGAGAAGATAGCAGAATCTGACAAACTTTTgttctttgtcttcaataGCATTATATAAGAGATCAAAATTGGGACTAAACCTATAAAGAGATTTCTAAGAGATTTAAACGAAAACGACGATTTATAAAAACCGCTAAGGAATACAACTAAAAGCAAAAATGAAGTTCGTGCTATACATGCTCTACTTTCTCAAGATTAATCTACTTCAGATCATAGTACACGGCCAGAGAAGCCACTCGATTACACTACAACACATAGACAGCTCGATTTTCGAGGCTACAAGATGTACTCCAGAAACAGAGGAATTTGCTGACAGAGCGTTTGTAGTCAATATCACCGATATTCCAGTGATATGATGGATTTGGCGATGACAATGGAATGTCTACAATGTAAAGGAAAAGGGAAAAGGTACAATAGCATAACATGCATAACAAAGTTTGGTTCGTGATAAAGGGCTGTCGTGATACTGTCACTGCAATCCACTAGATAGTTATAATTATTAATTAGATATAGTTCAGAGATATAATGTAATaatgatttcatttttgtaTACTATCGTAGTCCTGTAACTGATTTTGTTACAATGAAGTTGTAATGATGACAGCTATCTAACGAGCCAGCAAATGTGTTTTTATACTAGATTAGAACTGCAAGGGCTTCTGTATATTCTGCACTCCAAAGGCATCGTAATATCCGAGCTTGGTCAAAGACACCAACTCGTTGGGCCACTTGTTGGCTCCAAGAATGGTATCTAATTCCTGAGTTGATGTCTTGccttcaagaagacatAATCTGAAAACAGCATccactttcttcttttcacGCTGGAGCTTTTCTGCGGCCCTTTCTCTCAATCCTCCAGCGGTGTTCGCAATATTCATGgcatttttc
Protein-coding sequences here:
- a CDS encoding predicted protein; the protein is MKFVLYMLYFLKINLLQIIVHGQRSHSITLQHIDSSIFEATRCTPETEEFADRAFVVNITDIPVI